A section of the Solitalea canadensis DSM 3403 genome encodes:
- the dapB gene encoding 4-hydroxy-tetrahydrodipicolinate reductase, which produces MKIALLGYGKMGKEIEQIALQRGHEIVLKINDTNLDELTVENLRKADVAIEFSMPSTVLGNIDLCFQAGTPIVVGTTGWYDQFENIKTRCAEEGKTLFHATNFSIGVNITFHINKVLAKIMNGFNEYEVEMEEIHHTQKLDHPSGTAITLAEGVIEHMERKKGFQAWLNDGTEAKPEVSADTLLIEALRQEAVPGTHTVSYISSIDRIDLRHEAFNRKGFATGAVIAAEWLKDKKGIFTMKDLLSF; this is translated from the coding sequence ATGAAAATTGCATTATTAGGCTACGGAAAAATGGGCAAAGAAATCGAACAGATAGCTTTGCAACGAGGTCACGAAATTGTTTTGAAGATCAACGATACTAATTTGGATGAATTAACCGTTGAAAACCTTCGAAAGGCGGATGTGGCTATTGAATTCAGTATGCCATCAACTGTATTGGGTAATATTGATCTTTGTTTTCAAGCAGGAACTCCTATTGTGGTTGGAACAACCGGTTGGTATGATCAATTTGAAAATATAAAGACTCGTTGTGCAGAAGAAGGGAAAACGCTTTTCCATGCTACCAATTTCAGTATTGGTGTTAATATCACTTTCCATATTAATAAGGTGCTTGCTAAAATTATGAACGGTTTTAACGAGTATGAGGTGGAAATGGAAGAAATTCATCATACGCAAAAACTGGATCATCCAAGTGGTACCGCAATTACGTTGGCAGAAGGAGTTATTGAGCATATGGAGCGTAAGAAAGGTTTTCAGGCTTGGTTAAATGATGGAACAGAAGCAAAACCGGAAGTATCAGCAGATACGTTATTGATCGAGGCTCTTCGTCAGGAGGCTGTTCCAGGTACACATACTGTAAGTTATATCTCTTCAATCGATCGCATTGACCTTAGACATGAAGCCTTTAACCGTAAAGGATTTGCCACTGGAGCTGTAATAGCCGCCGAATGGCTTAAAGATAAAAAAGGGATTTTTACAATGAAGGATCTCTTATCGTTTTAG
- a CDS encoding DUF5683 domain-containing protein, with protein MNKVLSHLNSNNYINTFRCVFTALLVFVAVTFVKAQTPADSIKKATSILKSDSIKASKKAKDTVEIESVVKQKRVRTPKDPNIALFRAAVVPGLGQIYNKRYWKLPIVYGGFAALGYAINFNQKYYTETLNEYIARTDGDINTKPNTEKYGDARDEQIISAKDFYKRNREISIIGTVALYAAQVIDAYVDAELSNFDVSDDLSLKIGPSINQGFAFNGAPNYSVGLSLKFTLKK; from the coding sequence GTGAATAAAGTATTGAGTCATTTAAACTCAAATAATTATATAAATACGTTTCGCTGTGTTTTTACGGCGTTATTAGTGTTTGTGGCTGTTACCTTCGTAAAAGCACAAACACCTGCTGATTCTATTAAAAAAGCTACATCTATACTTAAATCCGATTCGATCAAGGCAAGCAAGAAAGCTAAGGATACAGTAGAAATAGAATCGGTTGTAAAGCAAAAACGGGTTCGTACTCCTAAAGATCCTAATATAGCTTTGTTTAGGGCTGCAGTGGTACCTGGTTTAGGACAGATTTACAATAAACGTTATTGGAAACTGCCAATTGTATATGGTGGATTTGCAGCACTCGGTTATGCAATTAATTTCAATCAGAAGTACTATACAGAAACTCTGAACGAATACATAGCCCGTACTGATGGAGATATTAATACAAAACCAAATACCGAAAAATACGGAGATGCCCGAGATGAGCAAATCATTAGTGCGAAAGATTTCTATAAGCGGAACCGTGAGATTTCTATCATAGGCACGGTTGCGTTATATGCTGCACAAGTTATTGATGCGTATGTAGATGCTGAACTTTCTAATTTTGATGTGAGTGATGATCTGTCATTAAAGATCGGACCTTCAATTAATCAAGGTTTTGCATTTAATGGTGCGCCAAATTATAGTGTAGGCTTAAGCCTTAAATTTACCCTGAAGAAATAG
- a CDS encoding ParB/RepB/Spo0J family partition protein, which produces MSAIKKSALGKGLGALLAENDTTEIHENLHKPTANTATAPAPVVNAAGSVSFIPVDKIDTNPFQPRTDFDELALGELSESIKLQGIIQPLTLRKLNDDQYQLISGERRLRASKLAGLTEVPAYIRTANDQEMLEMGLIENIQREDLNAIEIAISFQRMVDEVGLKQEELGERVSKNRSTVTNYLRLLKLPPVIQAGIRDGRISMGHARAIINVGDIDKQLWIYRQIIEKELSVRKVEELVRDLGKKTEPVERKEPTTMSFHLKKVQDGLSSRFGTKVALRIDDNGKGKIEIPVLSTNDLNRILELIGE; this is translated from the coding sequence ATGAGTGCCATTAAAAAAAGTGCTTTAGGGAAGGGATTGGGCGCCTTGTTGGCGGAAAATGACACTACTGAAATTCACGAAAATTTACACAAACCGACAGCAAACACTGCAACAGCTCCTGCTCCTGTAGTTAATGCCGCTGGTTCGGTTTCGTTTATTCCTGTTGATAAAATCGATACGAATCCATTCCAACCACGTACAGATTTTGATGAACTGGCATTAGGTGAACTTTCAGAATCAATAAAATTACAAGGCATTATTCAGCCATTAACATTACGTAAGCTGAATGATGACCAGTATCAGTTGATTTCGGGTGAACGTCGTTTACGTGCATCTAAACTTGCAGGTTTAACAGAGGTTCCTGCTTATATCCGTACAGCCAACGATCAGGAAATGTTGGAGATGGGTCTGATCGAAAACATTCAGCGTGAAGACCTGAATGCAATTGAGATCGCTATCAGTTTCCAGCGTATGGTTGATGAAGTAGGACTGAAACAAGAAGAATTGGGCGAGCGTGTAAGTAAGAATCGTTCTACTGTAACCAACTATCTTCGTTTGTTGAAGTTGCCTCCTGTTATTCAGGCGGGTATTCGCGATGGACGGATCTCTATGGGCCACGCAAGGGCAATCATCAACGTAGGCGATATCGATAAACAGTTATGGATCTATCGTCAGATCATTGAAAAAGAACTTTCTGTACGTAAAGTAGAAGAGTTAGTTCGTGATCTGGGTAAGAAAACAGAACCTGTGGAACGTAAAGAACCAACTACGATGTCATTCCACTTGAAAAAAGTTCAGGATGGGCTTTCTTCAAGATTCGGCACTAAAGTAGCTTTACGAATCGATGATAATGGAAAAGGTAAAATTGAAATCCCTGTTCTGTCTACCAATGATTTGAACAGAATTCTTGAATTAATAGGTGAATAA
- a CDS encoding ParA family protein: MSKIIALANQKGGVGKTTSAINLAASLGVLDFKTLLVDGDPQANSTSGTGYDPRSIKSSVYECIINDLDPKEAIIKTTTPNLDLLPAHIDLVGAEIEMINLPEREFKMKKVLDSVRDQYDFIIIDCSPSLGLITINALAAADSVIVPVQCEYFALEGLGKLLNTIKIVQSRLNTNLQIEGILLTMYDVRLRLSNQVVEEVKTHFQDLVFDTIIARNTKLSEAPSFGVSAIMHDASSKGAVNYLNLAREMLRKNGVAIDAGVEVGHDAE, encoded by the coding sequence ATGAGTAAGATTATTGCGCTTGCCAATCAGAAAGGCGGAGTAGGTAAAACCACATCAGCCATCAACCTTGCTGCCAGCTTAGGGGTGCTTGATTTTAAAACCTTGTTGGTCGACGGCGATCCGCAGGCAAATAGTACTTCAGGTACAGGCTACGATCCACGTAGTATTAAGTCAAGTGTTTATGAGTGTATCATTAATGATCTTGATCCAAAAGAAGCGATTATTAAAACCACAACTCCTAATCTTGATTTATTACCAGCCCACATCGACCTTGTCGGCGCTGAAATTGAGATGATCAATCTGCCAGAGCGTGAGTTTAAAATGAAAAAAGTACTTGATTCAGTTCGTGATCAGTATGATTTTATCATTATTGACTGTTCGCCTTCATTAGGTTTGATCACTATCAATGCATTGGCAGCAGCAGATTCAGTAATAGTTCCTGTTCAATGTGAATATTTCGCCTTGGAGGGATTAGGTAAATTGTTAAATACAATTAAGATCGTTCAATCTCGTTTAAATACTAATTTACAGATTGAAGGTATTTTATTAACAATGTATGATGTTCGTTTACGTTTGTCGAACCAGGTGGTGGAAGAAGTGAAAACACACTTCCAAGACTTAGTGTTTGATACAATCATTGCGCGTAACACTAAATTAAGTGAAGCACCAAGTTTTGGAGTTTCGGCCATTATGCATGATGCATCAAGTAAAGGTGCGGTTAACTATTTAAATCTTGCACGTGAAATGCTTCGTAAAAATGGGGTCGCAATTGACGCCGGAGTTGAAGTAGGACACGATGCCGAATAA
- a CDS encoding NADPH-dependent FMN reductase, with protein sequence MISIIAGTNRHDSKTLLIAKFYQHLLTQRGVEANLISLTDLPDNMIKSDLYGRRSEQFQKIQDLVSATQKFVFVIPEYNGSFPGVLKTFIDGCKFPESFSGKKTALVGLADGTYGNIRGVEHFTGICNYIGLTVLPMRIHIPRINTVLDAEGHVTCQTTLKFMNDQADKFLTF encoded by the coding sequence ATGATTTCAATTATTGCCGGCACCAACCGTCACGATAGCAAAACATTATTAATAGCTAAATTTTACCAGCATTTACTCACTCAAAGAGGTGTTGAAGCAAATTTAATTTCACTCACAGATTTACCCGATAATATGATAAAATCTGATTTGTATGGTAGAAGAAGTGAACAGTTTCAAAAAATACAGGACCTGGTAAGTGCAACTCAAAAGTTTGTTTTTGTAATACCCGAATATAATGGCAGTTTCCCGGGAGTATTGAAAACTTTTATTGATGGTTGTAAATTTCCGGAAAGCTTTTCGGGAAAAAAAACGGCGCTGGTTGGTCTTGCCGACGGAACCTATGGAAATATCCGCGGAGTAGAGCACTTTACCGGTATTTGTAATTATATCGGCCTTACCGTTTTACCAATGCGCATTCATATCCCAAGAATTAATACGGTGCTTGATGCAGAAGGACATGTTACCTGCCAAACTACATTAAAGTTTATGAATGATCAGGCGGATAAGTTTTTGACTTTTTAG
- a CDS encoding substrate-binding domain-containing protein, with protein MHSRSQLLADVPAELREDLETRIDIIEHKLKYVTDKPSIAIVESLDPLKLATVDEELLGLAGGTAIKAEDASLWNDLKTIDPEILIFAIKGNSIPQTLSAVFEKVPMELLGELFAMKSNRVFIAESENFYNVSGEKLVDHLELVAEIINPKQFYFGFEGNGWVKLSI; from the coding sequence ATGCATAGCCGCTCGCAACTATTGGCAGATGTTCCTGCCGAACTACGTGAAGACCTTGAAACCCGTATTGATATTATTGAACATAAACTTAAGTATGTAACCGATAAACCTAGCATTGCCATTGTGGAAAGCCTGGATCCGTTGAAATTGGCAACTGTAGATGAAGAGTTACTAGGTTTAGCAGGCGGAACAGCAATAAAGGCAGAGGATGCATCATTATGGAATGATCTGAAAACGATTGATCCTGAAATTTTGATTTTTGCAATAAAAGGAAACTCAATTCCTCAAACGCTTTCAGCTGTTTTTGAAAAAGTACCAATGGAGCTTTTAGGCGAATTGTTTGCCATGAAAAGCAACCGTGTATTTATCGCCGAATCAGAAAACTTTTATAATGTATCAGGAGAGAAATTAGTTGATCACCTCGAACTTGTTGCCGAAATTATCAATCCGAAGCAATTCTATTTTGGTTTTGAGGGTAATGGATGGGTTAAATTAAGTATATAA
- a CDS encoding ABC transporter substrate-binding protein produces the protein MNCFKKSVLILSIFSFTILTISCSGNKDNADKKVFNINLDQGITSLDPAFARTQFNLWGVNMLFNGLLQLNDSLKAVPAVAKSFELDNEGRTYTFHLRNDVYFHDNEHFINGKGRKVVASDFVYSFNRIVDPKIASAGAWIFNDKINHQKPFEAVNDSTFRINLEKPFPAFPSLLTAQYCSVVPYEVAEFYGKDFRNHPVGTGPFKFKYWKEGEIMVFLKNERYWEKLGNDRLPYLDAVKITFIADKQTAFMEFLKHNLDFFNSIDGSYRDDILTKSGKLQEKYNGKFKLIKGPYLNTEYLGMLVDSSMAIVKNSPFKDKRFRQAVNYAIDRKQMVKYLRNSIGTPGHQGFIPKGMPGFDENEVKGYQYNPEKAKQLLAQMGHPNGEGLPEITLHTSTTYRDLIEYVQGELSEIGIKTKVEVQPMASLREMIAKKNVNFFRGSWIADYPDAENYLSVFYSKNYVPIGPNYTSFKNKKFDVLFERSYFETNDSIRYELYREMDNLVMEEAPVVILFYDQLVNMYQNNITGYRTNALNLLNLKTIKKN, from the coding sequence ATGAACTGTTTTAAAAAGTCTGTTCTCATTCTTTCTATTTTCTCCTTTACCATTTTAACCATTTCGTGTTCAGGCAATAAGGATAATGCTGATAAAAAGGTTTTCAATATAAACCTGGATCAGGGAATTACTTCTCTTGACCCTGCTTTCGCCCGAACGCAATTTAATTTGTGGGGAGTAAATATGCTTTTTAACGGTTTGTTGCAGTTGAATGACAGTTTAAAGGCTGTTCCGGCAGTTGCAAAAAGTTTTGAGCTGGATAACGAGGGTCGTACTTATACATTTCACTTGCGAAATGATGTCTATTTCCACGACAATGAACATTTTATTAATGGCAAAGGGAGAAAAGTAGTTGCATCCGACTTTGTTTATAGTTTTAATCGTATTGTTGATCCCAAAATTGCTTCTGCCGGAGCATGGATATTTAATGATAAGATTAACCACCAGAAACCTTTTGAGGCGGTAAATGATTCTACATTTCGTATCAATCTTGAAAAACCATTCCCTGCATTTCCAAGTTTATTAACGGCTCAATATTGTTCAGTAGTGCCTTATGAAGTGGCGGAGTTTTATGGTAAAGATTTCAGAAATCATCCTGTAGGTACGGGGCCTTTCAAGTTTAAATACTGGAAAGAGGGTGAGATTATGGTTTTTCTTAAAAATGAACGCTATTGGGAAAAACTGGGTAATGACCGACTCCCCTATTTAGATGCAGTGAAAATCACTTTTATTGCCGATAAACAAACGGCCTTTATGGAGTTTCTGAAACATAACCTTGATTTCTTTAACAGCATTGATGGCAGCTATCGCGACGATATTTTAACCAAATCCGGAAAATTACAGGAAAAGTACAACGGCAAATTCAAGCTGATAAAAGGCCCATACCTAAACACAGAATACCTGGGGATGTTGGTAGACAGTTCAATGGCTATTGTAAAAAACAGTCCGTTTAAAGACAAGCGTTTTCGTCAGGCGGTTAATTATGCAATCGACCGCAAACAAATGGTGAAATATTTAAGAAACAGTATTGGTACTCCCGGACATCAAGGATTTATCCCTAAGGGAATGCCGGGATTTGATGAAAATGAGGTAAAGGGCTATCAATATAATCCCGAAAAGGCTAAGCAATTATTGGCGCAAATGGGACATCCGAATGGGGAAGGTTTGCCTGAAATTACACTGCATACTTCAACCACTTATCGTGACCTGATTGAATATGTACAAGGCGAGTTAAGTGAAATCGGCATCAAAACCAAGGTTGAAGTGCAACCAATGGCCAGCCTTCGGGAAATGATCGCTAAGAAGAATGTGAATTTTTTCAGGGGCTCGTGGATTGCCGATTATCCGGATGCAGAGAATTATTTATCAGTTTTCTACTCCAAAAATTACGTTCCGATTGGGCCAAACTACACAAGTTTTAAAAACAAGAAATTTGATGTGCTATTTGAGCGTTCTTATTTTGAAACCAATGACTCTATCCGTTATGAGTTGTATCGCGAGATGGATAATTTGGTAATGGAGGAAGCGCCTGTAGTGATACTATTCTACGACCAGTTGGTTAACATGTACCAGAACAATATAACCGGATACAGAACCAATGCCCTAAACCTGCTTAATTTAAAAACGATTAAGAAGAATTAG
- a CDS encoding HAD family hydrolase, producing MSKAFLFDMNGTMINDMPFHSVAWFDILNNDLNAGLTKAEVDKQMYGKNDELLVRVFGAGRFTQEEMDAISLKKEKRYQKAFLSHLKLIDGLDNFLRTTEAAQVKMAIGTAAIPINIDFVLDGLNIRHYFSTIVSANDVAESKPNPEVFLKCAALLDAKPEDCIVFEDAPKGVEAARNAGMKTVVINTVMHTKDEFEQYDNVIAFIDSYNELDVEKLLA from the coding sequence ATGAGTAAAGCATTTTTATTTGATATGAATGGCACAATGATCAACGATATGCCATTTCATTCTGTTGCATGGTTTGATATACTGAACAATGATTTGAACGCAGGCTTAACCAAAGCTGAAGTTGATAAGCAGATGTACGGTAAAAATGACGAATTATTAGTTCGTGTTTTTGGAGCAGGCAGATTTACACAAGAGGAGATGGATGCCATTTCTCTGAAAAAGGAAAAACGTTATCAAAAGGCATTCCTTTCACATTTAAAATTAATTGACGGCCTTGACAATTTTCTTCGAACTACAGAGGCTGCTCAGGTTAAAATGGCCATCGGGACCGCTGCTATTCCTATTAATATCGATTTTGTATTAGACGGACTTAACATTCGTCATTATTTTTCTACTATCGTAAGTGCTAATGATGTTGCTGAAAGTAAACCCAATCCGGAAGTGTTTTTAAAATGCGCTGCACTTTTGGATGCCAAACCCGAAGATTGTATTGTTTTTGAAGACGCTCCGAAAGGTGTTGAAGCGGCCAGGAATGCGGGTATGAAAACAGTTGTTATCAATACGGTAATGCATACAAAAGATGAGTTTGAGCAATATGATAATGTTATTGCTTTTATTGATAGTTATAACGAGCTAGATGTTGAAAAGCTATTAGCATAA
- a CDS encoding TIGR01777 family oxidoreductase, which produces MKKMIIAGGSGFLGQNLASHFKEQFDEIVILSRKISCSKENVNVRFVQWDGVSQGEWSKELEGAAVLINLAGKSVNCRYNRENQRKILYSRLNATGALTIAISNLVQKPKVWLNAASATIYRHAEDKDMTEATGEYGEGFSVNVCTAWENAFLSASIPSIRKIALRIGIVLGKDDGVFIRFKNLVKFGLGGKQGKGTQFFSWIHVEDFCRSVEWLIDHEDQVGIFNITAPAPVTNRFLMHQFRRAMNCSIGLPSPEWMLKIGAVLIGTETELILKSRRVVPERLVESGFEFSYPTIPVALRNLI; this is translated from the coding sequence ATGAAAAAAATGATTATAGCCGGAGGAAGTGGCTTTCTGGGACAAAACCTGGCAAGTCACTTTAAAGAGCAGTTTGATGAGATCGTGATTCTTTCACGAAAGATATCCTGTTCAAAGGAAAATGTAAATGTTCGTTTTGTACAATGGGATGGTGTTTCTCAAGGCGAATGGAGTAAAGAACTGGAGGGAGCTGCGGTGTTGATTAACCTGGCGGGCAAAAGTGTGAACTGCCGGTATAACCGGGAAAATCAACGGAAAATACTGTATTCCCGGCTTAATGCAACGGGGGCATTAACAATTGCCATCTCCAACCTGGTTCAGAAGCCGAAAGTATGGTTAAATGCAGCTTCTGCAACTATTTACAGGCATGCTGAAGATAAGGATATGACAGAAGCGACTGGAGAATATGGAGAAGGTTTTTCTGTAAACGTTTGTACTGCCTGGGAGAATGCTTTTTTAAGCGCAAGTATCCCTTCAATAAGGAAAATTGCTTTGCGAATTGGAATTGTTTTGGGCAAAGACGATGGTGTGTTTATCCGTTTTAAAAACCTGGTAAAATTTGGCTTAGGGGGAAAGCAAGGTAAAGGAACACAGTTTTTTAGTTGGATACATGTAGAGGATTTTTGCAGGAGTGTGGAGTGGTTAATTGATCATGAGGATCAGGTTGGGATTTTTAACATTACAGCACCTGCGCCTGTTACTAATCGTTTCCTGATGCATCAATTCCGCAGAGCGATGAACTGTTCGATAGGTTTGCCTTCACCAGAATGGATGCTTAAAATCGGAGCAGTATTAATAGGAACTGAAACAGAGCTGATTTTGAAAAGCAGGAGGGTGGTCCCTGAACGACTTGTTGAAAGCGGATTTGAATTTAGTTATCCGACCATTCCGGTTGCATTGAGAAATTTAATTTGA
- a CDS encoding GbsR/MarR family transcriptional regulator encodes MELKEAREKFIQTWGALGSNWGINRSMAQVHALLLVSPSALSTEDVMTELNISRGNANMNLRDLIDWGLVSKVIKSGERREFFEAEKDMWKVAMQIVKQRKKRELDPVLKVMLELNNVEGDKSSDEYKAYSQTIKGITQFSNKADSALETFLKADESWFLSTFMKMLK; translated from the coding sequence ATGGAATTAAAAGAAGCAAGAGAAAAGTTCATACAAACCTGGGGAGCATTAGGCTCTAACTGGGGAATTAATAGAAGTATGGCACAAGTACACGCACTTCTTTTGGTTTCGCCTTCGGCCTTGAGTACAGAAGATGTAATGACTGAGTTGAACATTTCTCGTGGTAATGCCAATATGAATTTGCGTGATTTGATCGATTGGGGGTTGGTTAGCAAAGTGATTAAATCTGGAGAGCGCAGAGAGTTCTTTGAAGCTGAAAAAGACATGTGGAAAGTGGCCATGCAGATTGTGAAACAGCGTAAAAAACGAGAATTGGATCCGGTGCTAAAAGTAATGCTTGAATTGAATAATGTGGAAGGTGATAAAAGCAGCGATGAATATAAAGCTTACAGCCAGACCATAAAAGGGATTACCCAATTTTCAAACAAAGCCGATTCTGCTCTCGAAACCTTCTTGAAAGCGGATGAGAGTTGGTTTTTGTCCACTTTTATGAAAATGCTCAAATAG
- a CDS encoding outer membrane beta-barrel family protein gives MKKVLLTVLCGLLAASAFAQSSKGTGKISGVVIDSISKQPIDFATIALMRIADAKSINGGLSDDKGVFKLTGIPNGDYKLVVTFIGYKTTATKKISITDQDNDIKVGKILLQASGKQLDEVTVVGQKELVENKIDKMVYNAEKDVTSKGGDAGDILRKVPMVSVDLDGNVELRGSSNVKVLINGKPSTIVSNNVADAMKMIPADQIKNIEVITNPSAKYDAEGTAGIINIVTKKTEVAGVTGNISLNGGTRFNRGNGSINYRKGKLGLNAGASGMYFIPADGSTTFLRNSFIADTVRTNNQNGSNRSGRNGGNMNFGFDYDLTKTSTLSSSIKYSQWKNDNENVVLVSNSDNFDGLRKQYNRNSENNFKRSGLDWSTDYRKTFAKPQQELSLSFQMSNDDNNTITNSLFDGIVAFPDSAERSFNKGKNRELTFQADYAQPLSQKVLLEVGGKTILRDITSKYAYEVLSPQGNYEPVASRNNEFDYTQNVYAGYASFNVTFNKSYSLKAGGRLERTEITGDFTSTEGTRVNNSYNNFVPSITLQRSFKDMSSLKVSYSRRIQRPGLRTLNPFIDATDPQNISFGNPFLSPEKTNSFELGYSKFMGKSSINASLYYKKTNDVIESVVSTLDSGRISATTYMNIASSSSVGLNLFGSLQIGQRLTLRGNVNVYTYNVDDPNVKTTYSSNSILYSVNANASWSLPKDFAIEAFGMFNSPRRTIQGENPSFSMFNIGFKKDFMEKRASIGMNLSNPFNEYRDFTSKISGNGFDQSSQTSVPFRSIGISFSYRFGKVDFNPQQKKGKPGSKKSGVNNDDIKQDGDAQQQGGM, from the coding sequence ATGAAGAAAGTTTTACTAACAGTGTTATGCGGTCTGTTGGCTGCCAGTGCTTTTGCACAATCCTCCAAAGGAACCGGGAAGATCAGTGGAGTTGTTATCGATTCAATAAGCAAGCAGCCGATTGATTTTGCCACTATTGCTTTAATGCGGATAGCTGATGCTAAATCGATTAATGGCGGATTAAGTGATGATAAGGGTGTTTTTAAACTAACCGGAATCCCCAACGGTGATTATAAATTGGTGGTAACCTTTATTGGATATAAAACCACAGCCACCAAAAAAATAAGCATTACAGATCAGGATAATGATATTAAAGTAGGCAAAATTTTGCTGCAGGCTTCCGGAAAGCAGTTGGACGAGGTTACTGTAGTAGGGCAGAAGGAGTTGGTGGAGAATAAGATAGATAAAATGGTATATAACGCCGAAAAGGATGTTACTTCTAAAGGCGGCGATGCAGGTGATATTCTTCGTAAAGTACCGATGGTAAGTGTTGACCTTGACGGAAATGTTGAACTTCGCGGAAGTTCAAATGTAAAAGTATTGATCAACGGAAAACCTTCAACTATCGTAAGTAATAACGTTGCTGATGCGATGAAAATGATTCCTGCCGATCAAATTAAGAACATTGAAGTAATTACTAATCCTTCAGCAAAATATGATGCGGAAGGAACCGCAGGTATTATCAATATTGTAACCAAGAAAACGGAAGTTGCTGGAGTTACAGGAAATATCAGTTTAAATGGTGGTACTCGTTTTAATCGCGGAAATGGAAGTATCAATTACCGTAAAGGCAAACTGGGATTAAATGCCGGTGCCAGTGGTATGTATTTTATTCCTGCTGACGGGTCGACTACGTTTTTACGGAATAGCTTTATTGCTGATACCGTAAGAACCAACAATCAGAATGGTTCGAACAGGAGCGGAAGAAATGGTGGCAACATGAACTTTGGATTTGATTATGATCTTACCAAAACCAGTACATTAAGCAGTAGTATCAAATACAGCCAATGGAAAAACGATAATGAGAATGTTGTGTTGGTATCAAACTCTGACAATTTTGATGGATTGCGGAAGCAATACAACCGTAATTCAGAGAATAATTTCAAACGTTCAGGTCTTGACTGGAGTACAGATTACCGTAAAACGTTTGCCAAACCTCAACAGGAACTTAGCCTGAGTTTCCAGATGAGTAATGATGATAATAATACCATTACCAATTCATTATTTGATGGTATTGTTGCATTTCCTGACAGTGCAGAAAGAAGCTTCAATAAAGGTAAAAACCGTGAGCTAACCTTTCAGGCTGATTACGCTCAACCGTTATCCCAAAAGGTATTGCTTGAAGTAGGTGGAAAAACTATCCTCCGTGATATTACAAGTAAATACGCTTATGAAGTGTTAAGTCCTCAGGGCAATTACGAGCCAGTAGCTTCCCGTAATAATGAATTTGATTACACCCAGAATGTGTATGCAGGATATGCATCATTTAATGTAACTTTTAACAAAAGCTATTCATTAAAAGCAGGTGGTCGTTTAGAACGTACTGAAATCACCGGTGATTTTACATCAACTGAAGGTACCAGGGTAAATAACAGCTATAATAACTTTGTGCCAAGCATAACCTTACAGCGTTCTTTTAAAGATATGTCTTCGCTTAAGGTGAGTTATAGCCGTCGTATCCAACGACCAGGTTTAAGAACACTTAATCCATTTATTGATGCAACTGACCCGCAGAATATTTCATTTGGTAATCCATTTCTATCACCTGAAAAAACCAATTCATTTGAGTTAGGTTATTCAAAGTTTATGGGTAAAAGCTCGATCAATGCCTCATTGTATTATAAAAAGACCAATGATGTAATTGAAAGTGTTGTGTCTACGTTAGATAGCGGAAGAATTTCGGCTACCACTTATATGAATATTGCAAGTAGCTCATCTGTCGGTTTAAATCTTTTTGGTTCATTGCAGATCGGTCAGCGCTTAACGTTGAGAGGAAATGTGAATGTGTACACCTACAATGTCGATGATCCGAATGTAAAGACTACTTACAGCAGCAACAGTATTTTGTATAGTGTTAATGCGAATGCTTCATGGTCGTTGCCAAAAGATTTTGCAATTGAAGCATTTGGAATGTTTAACTCCCCTCGTAGAACAATTCAGGGAGAAAATCCTTCATTTTCAATGTTTAATATTGGTTTTAAGAAGGATTTCATGGAAAAACGTGCAAGCATAGGTATGAACTTATCGAACCCGTTCAATGAGTATCGTGACTTTACCAGCAAAATCAGTGGAAACGGATTTGATCAGTCGAGCCAGACTTCTGTGCCGTTCCGTTCAATTGGTATTTCCTTCAGTTATCGTTTCGGTAAGGTTGATTTTAATCCTCAACAGAAAAAAGGAAAGCCTGGAAGCAAGAAATCGGGTGTTAATAATGACGATATAAAACAAGATGGCGATGCTCAACAGCAAGGCGGAATGTAA